The Acipenser ruthenus chromosome 25, fAciRut3.2 maternal haplotype, whole genome shotgun sequence genome has a window encoding:
- the LOC117414030 gene encoding histone-lysine N-methyltransferase SETD5-like isoform X1 — protein sequence MSIVIPLGVTTPDTSYSDMAAGSDPESVEASPAVNEKNNYSNPSCGTAQNHGYRGLPYADHNYGAPPPPTPPASPSTQTIIPRMELNGVRSQYVDNSADSDSSSDENGCRWCHCSLTQDGFVIKCENCRGLDRRKGIGVQRRKQENVSGGESSATESGDEEVTPPAVSYTATQHTPTSITLTVNRVKRSKTKKRKKSTEKTRSAPKAKKIKVSAPPAFREGSRKSMRMKNSTTEANTLDENTTEGWENRIRLWTDQYEEAFSNQYSADIQNLLELQRITNKDSVGKNATMDTISKTELACNNTVIGSQMQLQLGRVTRVQKHRKILRAARDLVPNTLIIEYRGKVMLKQQFEVNGQFFKKPYPFVLFYSKFNEVEMCVDARTFGNDARFIRRSCTPNAEVRHVIADGMIHLCIYGNTRITKDTEVTIGFDYEFNNCNYKVDCACHKGNQNCPVQKHNLSPMEPLPPPPPPPTPPQVGAMTRRSKARRKELEVGNQDNASDENSNQQSEDLNDSKEFQGLGAAGSDAEEGDDRLKLEDNEEIENDENAILNKQSRDDRKAEAIMHVFENLEKRKRRNIQIQERSCSTSGAASSPATPTAQEPKLDTTETEDSNLASAVTQTPQNTGVGVSTRRSAQSTELPVVEKPPAKPAPARSSKPRPKSRLSRYRSSSSQRARRQRQAMAQQAAEQGQVAMEEGIPGVCGAEQGSTEGGLASGLPLDVDGAAGTAAGSLGNRANLRYPKTKTYLVTEWLNDKVAEKPESPIDWPLRITTDPTVLATTLNMLPGLSHSPLICTAPKHYIRFGSPFTPERRRRPVILDGTYGSCKKRWMKQALDEGMSAKTGDSGTESQSSHQSHSCSSTSNPSPCNTELTAPLKKRKSYVPEGSTSELLRPLSPITPPPPSSDTMSPLLAASCALLLGGEEDKHNGYMYSPLHSLAASRCNTPLQFENISSPESSPAHRPESLSPEPCLRTDFDQPQTTYPDLSVPSGMTSPVLSATGSSEDFASVQAPLVAGVPFSSTTDAVFSGRSLDCQAQAKEQAFRTEFNLIYACSPLNANLLASGNLAEGTGRGSAVGSDGRTSLSEGGFSPGEVFFGRQSQGLLNEPAQGAMSPYGDRQYVYSESGTPPHNPPQKKKVSLLEYRKRKQGTKESFPGEPGKSVGTPTRSSSSCSSNAESPHVTRTTLRHPTSPQSGFSSPVHHSIPQIEEVSPPEPCTSRHFGASAAGSHSKPQDTISSRWMVPTSVERLREGQGVLERVLRGGMKMERVLKRVESTSGESRERDSDFTEGGSLDMQAISCSRGSPIHSPQRYSHSPSRYNHQLQPVHSEGHQPEPQTFLQESMSPFRGHGSTYSYSTPSPGHGYRPTTHTMSHGATQSQLDPSLQPVSYSSPVHYSSSSSSSSSSSLDSSMVPIGGNIGHYGSSQQHSGSSIHLYSGSHLKTSLLSSQSVAISAADSLTPGNHKTVTTDSSVVLPATNAASVNATSASQSSRLSQSDLRTLSPVSPGQTVLQSGTRLLAAAANSQHYQHRGTALSQYQHPQIQGSGVRTQSGTY from the exons ATGAGCATAGTAATCCCTTTGGGAGTCACCACACCAGATACATCATACTCAGACATGGCTGCTGGATCAGA CCCCGAGTCGGTGGAAGCAAGCCCCGCCGTCAATGAGAAGAATAACTATTCCAATCCCAGCTGTGGGACCGCTCAGAATCATGGGTACCGAGGATTACCCTACGCA GATCACAACTATggcgccccccctccccccactccGCCAGCGTCCCCATCCACACAGACCATCATCCCGCGTATGGAGCTTAACGGGGTGCGCTCGCAGTACGTGGACAATTCGGCTGACAGTGACAGCTCCTCTGACGAGAACGGTTGCAGGTGGTGTCACTGCAGCCTGACACAGGACGGCTTTGTCATTAAATGTGAAAACTGCAG GGGTTTAGACAGACGGAAAGGGATCGGAGTCCAGCgaagaaaacaagaaaatgtgTCTG GCGGTGAGAGTAGCGCCACAGAGAGTGGGGATGAGGAGGTGACCCCGCCAGCGGTGTCCTACACTGCCACGCAGCACACTCCTACCAGCATCACTCTCACCGTCAACCGCGTCAAGAGATCCAAAACCAAAAAGAGGAAGAAAAGCACGGAGAAAACCCGCAGCGCCCCAAAAGCAAAGAAAATCAAGGTATCGGCACCTCCG GCTTTCCGAGAAGGTTCTAGGAAATCAATGCGAATGAAG AATTCAACGACAGAGGCTAACACCCTGGATGAGAACACGACAGAGGGCTGGGAGAACCGGATCCGGCTCTGGACAGATCAGTATGAAGAAGCTTTCTCTAACCAGTACAGCGCGGACATTCAGAACTTACTGGAGCTGCAGCGCATCACCAACAAGGACTCTGTGGGGAAAAACGCAACAATGGACACCATCAGCAAAACTGAGTTAGCCTGTAACAACACAGTCATCGGCTCTCAGATGCAG CTCCAGCTTGGGAGGGTAACGCGAGTGCAGAAACACAGGAAGATACTTCGAGCCGCGCGGGATCTGGTGCCGAATACCCTGATCATAGAGTACCGAGGGAAGGTCATGCTGAAGCAGCAGTTTGAAGTCAATGGGCAGTTCTTTAAAAA accaTACCCATTTGTACTTTTTTACTCCAAGTTTAATGAGGTTGAGATGTGTGTGGATGCACGGACATTTGGGAATGATGCACGGTTCATCAGAAGGTCCTGCACACCCAATGCTGAG GTTCGGCACGTGATTGCTGATGGGATGATCCACTTGTGTATCTATGGCAACACTCGCATCACAAAGGATACCGAAGTAACCATTGGCTTTGACTACGAATTCAACAACTG CAATTACAAAGTGGACTGCGCTTGTCATAAAGGGAACCAGAACTGCCCGGTGCAGAAGCACAACCTGAGCCCTATGGAGCCACtgccacctcctcctccccctcccacaCCCCCACAGGTGGGAGCAATGACCAGACGCAGTAAAGCCAGGCGGAAAGAGCTGGAGGTGGGCAACCAGGACAACGCGTCCGATGAGAACAGCAACCAGCAGTCTGAGGACCTGAATGATTCCAAAGAGTTCCAGGGACTTGGAGCTGCGGGCAGTGACGCAGAG GAGGGAGATGATAGGTTGAAGCTAGAAGATAATGAAGAAATTGAAAATGACGAGAATGCAATCCTAAATAAACAG tcACGGGATGATCGGAAAGCTGAAGCCATCATGCATGTGTTTGAGAACTTGGAAAAAAGGAAAAGGAGGAATATCCAGATCCAGGAGAGGAGCTGTAGCACTTCAGGGGCAGCTTCCAGTCCAGCAACACCCACGGCACAGGAGCCTAAACTAGATACCACCGAGACCGAGGATTCCAATCTTGCCTCAGCAGTGACGCAGACTCCTCAAAACACCGGGGTCGGGGTCAGCACCCGCCGATCCGCTCAGAGCACA GAGTTGCCAGTGGTGGAGAAGCCACCTGCTAAGCCTGCTCCTGCCAGGTCTTCCAAGCCACGGCCAAAGAGCCGCCTCTCCCGATACCGCTCCAGCTCCTCACAGCGAGCACGGCGACAGCGGCAGGCAATGGCTCAGCAGGCAGCAGAGCAGGGGCAGGTAGCCATGGAGGAGGGGATACCAGGGGTCTGTGGTGCTGAGCAAGGGAGCACAGAAGGGGGACTGGCCAGTGGACTTCCCCTTGATGTAGATGGAGCAGCTGGGACTGCTGCTGGATCCCTGGGTAACCGAGCAAACCTCCGATACCCCAAGACTAAAACG TACCTGGTGACGGAGTGGTTGAACGATAAGGTTGCTGAGAAGCCCGAATCCCCGATCGACTGGCCACTACGAATAACCACGGACCCCACAGTGCTGGCCACTACCCTGAACATGCTTCCCGGTCTCAGCCACTCACCTCTCATCTGCACAGCCCCCAAACACTACATCCGATTCGGCTCCCCCTTCACACCCGAGAGACGCAGACGCCCTGTCATCCTCGATGGAACCTACGGCTCCTGTAAAAAG CGTTGGATGAAGCAAGCGTTGGACGAAGGCATGTCAGCCAAAACTGGGGATAGTGGAACGGAGTCTCAGTCATCACACCAAAGTCACAGCTGCAGCAGCACCTCAAACCCCAGcccctgtaacacag AGTTAACAGCGCCCCTTAAGAAACGGAAATCATATGTGCCGGAGGGAAGCACCTCGGAGCTGCTGCGACCGCTCTCCCCCATCACCCCCCCTCCACCCTCGTCAGATACTATGAGCCCCCTGTTGGCAGCTTCTTGCGCCCTTCTCCTGGGAGGGGAAGAGGACAAGCACAATGGATACATGTACTCTCCCCTTCACTCCCTTGCTGCTAGTCGCTGTAACACCCCGCTGCAGTTTGAG AACATATCCTCCCCTGAGAGTTCCCCTGCGCATAGGCCCGAGTCCCTGTCACCAGAG CCTTGTCTCCGAACAGATTTTGACCAACCCCAGACAACTTATCCTGATCTGTCTGTTCCCTCTGGCATGACGAGCCCTGTCCTGTCTGCGACAGGATCTTCTGAGGATTTTGCTTCTGTACAGGCACCGCTTGTTGCTGGGGTGCCATTCAGCAGTACAACTGATGCAGTCTTCAGTGGGAGGAGCCTGGATTGCCAGGCCCAAGCTAAGGAGCAGGCATTCAGGACAGAGTTTAATCTCATCTACGCCTGCTCCCCTTTGAACGCTAACTTGCTAGCATCCGGGAACCTTGCAGAGGGAACGGGGCGAGGGTCTGCTGTTGGCAGCGACGGGAGAACATCCCTGTCAGAAGGGGGGTTCTCCCCCGGAGAAGTCTTTTTTGGTCGACAGAGTCAGGGACTCCTGAACGAGCCTGCCCAGGGTGCAATGTCACCCTATGGAGATAGACAGTATGTTTACTCCGAGAGCGGAACACCACCCCATAACCCACCACAGAAAAAGAAG GTCTCTCTGTTGGAATACAGAAAGCGGAAGCAAGGAACGAAGGAGAGCTTCCCAGGCGAGCCAGGTAAATCGGTGGGCACGCCAACCAGgtccagcagcagctgcagcagcaatgCAGAGTCCCCTCATGTCACACGCACCACGCTGCGGCACCCCACCTCCCCACAGAGTGGCTTCTCCTCCCCGGTTCACCACTCCATCCCTCAGATAGAGGAGGTCAGCCCCCCAGAGCCCTGCACCAGCCGACACTTTGGAGCCTCAGCAGCTGGCTCCCACAGCAAACCTCAGGACACCATCAGCAGCCGCTG GATGGTGCCCACATCAGTTGAGAGGCTACGAGAGGGTCAGGGGGTGCTGGAGAGAGTCTTGCGGGGGGGCATGAAGATGGAGCGTGTGCTGAAGAGAGTGGAGTCCACTTCAGGAGAGtccagggagagagactcag ATTTCACAGAGGGGGGAAGTTTAGACATGCAAGCCATTTCTTGTTCTAGAGGCTCACCTATACACAGCCCCCAAAGATACAGCCACAGTCCCTCCCGATACAATCACCAG CTGCAGCCAGTTCATTCTGAAGGACACCAACCAGAACCTCAGACTTTCCTACAGGAGAGCATGTCTCCATTTAGAGGCCATGGCAGCACATATAGCTATTCAACACCATCACCTGGACATGGCTACAGGCCCAcaacacacacaatgagccaCGGGGCAACCCAGAGCCAGCTAGATCCCTCACTTCAGCCTGTATCCTACTCCAGCCCTGTCCATtattcttcctcctcctcctcctcctcctcatcttccttgGACTCCTCTATGGTGCCTATTGGCGGGAACATCGGACACTATGGAAGCAGTCAACAGCATTCTGGAAGCAGCATACATTTGTATAGTGGCAGCCATCTAAAGACAAGCCTGCTTTCTAGCCAGTCCGTGGCGATATCTGCTGCCGACTCGCTTACACCGGGCAACCACAAAACTGTAACAACAGACTCAAGCGTGGTTCTTCCAGCCACCAATGCTGCTTCGGTTAATGCCACCTCAGCTTCACAGAGCTCCAGACTGTCACAATCTGACTTACGAACCTTAAGCCCAGTCAGCCCTGGACAAACTGTCCTGCAGTCTGGAACCAGACTATTAGCAGCAGCAGCCAACTCACAGCACTACCAACATCGGGGAACAGCATTGAGCCAGTACCAGCATCCACAGATACAAGGATCCGGAGTACGGACACAATCGGGAACCTATTAG